The Rhodothermales bacterium genome contains a region encoding:
- a CDS encoding protein kinase: MNTPDWTRLEFVFEKALTLKGEERVRYLDTMCAGDTALRAELEGMLTAYEAAPGFFSGMRQHVPGQGAPSGPRRGYVQAGDRINQYVIERELGAGGMGVVYLARDTRLDRLVALKFLPMIRRGDEELSRRFLQEARAASQLDHPNICTIYEFNESAEGEHFIAMAYYDGETLKAKQVRTVAYEQALEMALQMLRGLAHAHEKGIVHRDIKPDNLLVTAGGVVKVLDFGLAKMQGVDLTRTGMTMGTVAYMCPEQARGGVVDARSDIWSAGVVLYELLTGERPFRGDYDQAVIYSILNEDPAPPSSHQPELSPTLDAIVLRCLAKDPDQRYPRAAEVLEAIVALDQTGTPAPPLDAAIPVMRSWLSYRRYILGALVVAVAALGGWWMMKGERVLSETGTTRLAVLPFVNMGADSALVNGLEFTVTSKLTLMQRFDGTLSVVPSGDLLADGVVSAEAAAERLDATLALGASVRQRGAGLLLTLQLIDAPANRVLDSRVLEVSNAEMGQLDDRIVESLAGLLDVQLNDETQAFLSTGASRNAQAYNDYTRARGYLQRYEDASNIDASIGLFKLAVKEDTTFTLAYAGLGEANILKYELDNRRQWLDEAIQYGRRAIELDEELGPVRLTMGMIYLKTGDYPEAERQFLRAFVLDDTNAEAPYQLARVYDLMGEPAKAEEFFLRAIRLAPDQWLYANGLGNFYNWQGRHEEAIPLYQTVIRLRPKNPWGYNNLGVQYQALERIDDALESYRQAARANPAAAEPTALALYNIGTIHYLRDDFAEARRQFRGSVDLLDTDLDVWQDLGSAYHWLGRADSARVAWERVVDLAGKRLDVNAVDHWALWNQSFALARLGQRAQAFDALNRFLALEGATPTTWLNAAKCYEALGDRDRAIDFIRQALEAGLAPKRIEASPWLDDLRRDPRYTALAGAY, encoded by the coding sequence ATGAATACACCCGATTGGACCCGACTCGAGTTTGTGTTCGAGAAGGCGCTTACCCTGAAGGGGGAGGAGCGGGTGCGTTATCTCGACACCATGTGCGCCGGCGACACGGCCCTGCGCGCCGAGCTGGAAGGGATGCTTACGGCGTACGAGGCCGCACCCGGATTTTTCTCTGGCATGCGTCAGCACGTGCCGGGGCAGGGAGCACCGTCGGGGCCGCGGCGCGGGTATGTGCAGGCGGGGGATCGCATCAACCAGTACGTGATCGAGCGCGAACTGGGCGCCGGCGGTATGGGGGTGGTCTACCTCGCCCGCGACACGCGGCTCGATCGACTGGTCGCCCTCAAGTTTTTGCCGATGATCCGGCGGGGCGACGAAGAGCTATCGCGGCGCTTCCTGCAGGAAGCCCGGGCGGCCTCGCAGCTCGATCACCCGAATATCTGCACGATCTACGAGTTCAACGAGTCGGCGGAGGGTGAGCATTTTATCGCGATGGCCTACTACGACGGGGAGACGCTCAAGGCCAAGCAGGTGCGCACGGTCGCGTACGAGCAGGCGCTGGAGATGGCCCTTCAGATGCTCCGCGGCCTGGCGCACGCACACGAAAAAGGCATCGTGCACCGCGACATCAAGCCAGACAACCTGCTCGTTACCGCCGGCGGAGTGGTGAAGGTGCTCGATTTTGGCCTCGCCAAGATGCAAGGCGTCGATCTTACCCGCACCGGGATGACGATGGGCACCGTGGCGTACATGTGCCCCGAACAGGCGCGTGGAGGCGTTGTCGACGCGCGCTCGGACATCTGGTCCGCCGGCGTCGTGCTGTACGAATTGCTGACGGGCGAGCGCCCTTTCCGGGGCGACTACGATCAGGCTGTCATCTACAGCATCCTCAACGAAGACCCCGCGCCGCCATCGTCTCACCAGCCGGAGTTGTCGCCAACGCTGGACGCCATCGTCCTTCGGTGCCTTGCGAAAGATCCGGACCAGCGGTATCCCCGGGCCGCCGAAGTGCTGGAGGCTATCGTCGCGCTGGATCAAACGGGCACGCCGGCGCCTCCGCTGGACGCCGCAATCCCCGTAATGCGTTCATGGCTATCGTATCGGAGGTATATCCTGGGCGCTCTGGTGGTTGCCGTGGCGGCTCTTGGCGGGTGGTGGATGATGAAAGGCGAACGCGTGCTGTCGGAGACGGGCACCACACGGCTGGCCGTACTCCCGTTTGTCAATATGGGCGCCGATTCAGCGCTCGTAAACGGTCTGGAGTTCACGGTCACCAGCAAGCTCACCCTCATGCAGCGTTTCGATGGCACCTTGTCCGTAGTGCCATCGGGCGATTTGCTCGCGGATGGGGTCGTTTCGGCCGAGGCCGCGGCCGAGCGGCTGGACGCCACGCTGGCGCTCGGTGCGAGCGTCCGGCAGCGCGGCGCCGGGTTGTTGCTTACGCTCCAGCTCATCGATGCGCCGGCGAACCGCGTGCTCGACTCGCGCGTGCTCGAGGTATCAAACGCCGAGATGGGGCAGTTGGATGATCGGATCGTTGAAAGTCTAGCCGGCCTGCTCGACGTGCAACTCAACGACGAGACGCAGGCGTTCCTCTCGACCGGCGCTTCGCGCAATGCGCAGGCCTACAACGACTATACGCGCGCCCGCGGGTACCTCCAGCGCTACGAAGATGCCTCGAATATCGATGCGTCGATTGGCCTCTTCAAGCTGGCGGTAAAAGAGGATACCACGTTCACGCTGGCGTATGCCGGCCTCGGCGAAGCGAACATCCTCAAATATGAGCTGGACAACCGCCGGCAATGGCTCGACGAAGCCATCCAGTACGGCCGGCGCGCCATCGAACTGGATGAAGAACTGGGTCCGGTTCGTCTCACCATGGGCATGATCTACCTCAAAACCGGCGATTACCCCGAGGCGGAACGCCAGTTCTTGCGGGCCTTTGTACTCGATGACACAAACGCCGAAGCGCCCTATCAGCTGGCCCGGGTGTACGACCTGATGGGTGAGCCGGCGAAGGCAGAGGAGTTTTTTCTGCGCGCCATCCGTCTCGCGCCGGATCAGTGGCTCTACGCCAACGGCCTCGGTAATTTCTATAACTGGCAAGGCCGGCATGAGGAGGCCATCCCCCTGTACCAGACGGTCATTCGGCTTCGCCCGAAAAACCCGTGGGGATATAATAACCTGGGCGTCCAGTATCAGGCGCTGGAGCGCATCGACGATGCGCTGGAGAGTTATCGCCAGGCGGCTCGTGCAAACCCCGCCGCCGCCGAACCGACCGCGCTTGCCCTATACAACATCGGCACCATTCATTACCTCCGGGACGACTTCGCCGAGGCGCGCCGGCAATTCCGGGGTTCGGTGGACTTACTGGATACCGATCTGGATGTGTGGCAGGACCTTGGGAGTGCCTATCACTGGCTCGGCCGCGCGGATAGTGCGCGCGTCGCCTGGGAGCGCGTCGTCGACCTGGCCGGCAAGCGACTGGATGTCAACGCCGTCGATCACTGGGCGCTGTGGAATCAGTCCTTTGCGCTGGCCCGGCTCGGCCAACGCGCGCAGGCGTTCGACGCGTTGAACCGATTTCTGGCCCTGGAGGGGGCCACGCCGACCACCTGGCTCAACGCGGCCAAGTGTTACGAAGCGCTGGGCGACCGCGACCGCGCGATCGACTTTATCCGCCAGGCCCTCGAGGCGGGCCTGGCGCCGAAGCGAATTGAGGCCTCGCCCTGGCTGGATGATCTCCGCCGCGATCCCCGGTATACGGCATTAGCCGGCGCTTACTGA
- a CDS encoding redoxin family protein, with protein MKAPLFVFLLGSLMGSLIGCAPSVRTTSAQAPAFDLRAGEPAPEFSVYDSQGERQTLQQYRGSYVVLEWTNLACPQVDIRYDTGYLPKLQQAYTTRGVVWLSVISSATGRQGSAPRDRMNALLAKRGAAQTAVLLDADGAVGHAYGARVTPQAVVVNPDGLIVYSGALDDQPKATEESLSQAVNYVAQALEDALGGRAVAVPRTEPYGCDVRYSRARDNQ; from the coding sequence ATGAAAGCACCACTTTTTGTCTTCCTCCTCGGCAGCCTGATGGGCAGCCTCATCGGCTGTGCTCCCAGTGTGCGAACGACCTCCGCGCAGGCGCCGGCATTTGATCTTCGGGCCGGCGAGCCGGCGCCCGAGTTCTCGGTATACGACTCTCAGGGCGAGCGCCAGACCCTCCAGCAGTATCGCGGGTCTTATGTCGTCCTGGAATGGACCAACCTGGCGTGCCCGCAGGTGGACATCCGGTATGACACCGGGTACCTCCCGAAGCTACAGCAGGCGTACACCACTCGGGGGGTCGTCTGGCTCTCCGTCATTTCTTCGGCCACGGGCCGGCAGGGGAGCGCGCCTCGCGACCGCATGAATGCCCTCCTCGCCAAACGGGGCGCGGCGCAGACGGCGGTCCTGCTGGATGCGGACGGGGCCGTCGGCCATGCCTACGGGGCTCGCGTCACGCCACAGGCGGTAGTGGTGAATCCAGACGGGTTGATTGTGTATTCGGGCGCGCTGGATGATCAACCCAAAGCAACGGAGGAAAGTCTGTCGCAGGCCGTCAATTATGTCGCGCAGGCCCTTGAAGATGCGCTCGGCGGACGGGCTGTCGCTGTGCCTCGCACTGAACCCTATGGCTGTGATGTGCGGTACTCCCGTGCCCGAGACAACCAATAG
- a CDS encoding DUF502 domain-containing protein has translation MKRLRNFFFTGLLTLLPIWLVWIVFKFVFGLLSDISKPLVEPILNGIATSEPEMFYWLNEPSVMTLVALFGTILLILFVGALARRVIGQRLLALFESLITRIPLVNTIYSSTRQLLDLLQTKPGSTQRVVLIDFPHADMKSVGLVTRTLREKGTGRELAAVYVPTTPNPTSGYLEIVPVEMLTPTDWTVDEAMAFIISGGAVSRKEIPFTRKDQSRKSEEEKEVTSIV, from the coding sequence ATGAAACGACTTAGAAACTTCTTCTTCACCGGCCTGCTCACCCTGCTGCCGATCTGGCTCGTCTGGATCGTGTTCAAGTTTGTATTCGGGCTCCTCTCAGACATCAGCAAGCCGCTCGTCGAGCCCATCTTGAACGGCATCGCGACATCCGAGCCGGAGATGTTCTACTGGCTCAATGAGCCGAGTGTGATGACGCTGGTCGCCCTCTTCGGCACCATCCTGCTCATCCTGTTCGTCGGAGCCCTGGCGCGGCGCGTCATCGGGCAGCGGCTGCTGGCGCTCTTCGAGTCTCTCATCACCCGCATCCCGCTCGTCAACACGATCTACAGCTCCACCCGACAGCTGCTCGATCTCCTGCAGACCAAGCCCGGCAGCACGCAGCGGGTGGTGTTGATCGACTTCCCGCACGCCGACATGAAATCCGTCGGCCTCGTCACCCGGACGCTGCGCGAAAAAGGCACCGGGCGCGAACTCGCCGCCGTCTACGTCCCCACTACCCCGAATCCAACTTCCGGCTACCTGGAAATCGTCCCGGTCGAGATGCTTACTCCGACGGACTGGACGGTTGACGAAGCCATGGCATTTATCATCTCCGGCGGCGCGGTCAGCCGCAAAGAGATCCCGTTCACCCGCAAAGACCAATCGCGCAAATCTGAGGAGGAGAAGGAGGTCACGTCTATCGTCTGA